A genomic region of Pseudomonas frederiksbergensis contains the following coding sequences:
- a CDS encoding ApeP family dehydratase, which yields MIDWPLAELLPHAGDMILIDHVLSFDEEQIHTRLTVKPGGLFNQPDGSLPAWVGIELMAQSVAAYAGCRARERGNAVELGFLLGTRKFECNVEHFPVGSELTIHALRSLEDDNGMGVFECHLTGPGIHAMARLNVFCPPQAAHYLHESHSSSSTTGAQS from the coding sequence ATGATTGATTGGCCTCTCGCCGAACTGCTGCCCCATGCGGGTGACATGATCCTTATCGATCATGTGCTGTCGTTCGACGAAGAACAGATTCACACCCGCCTCACCGTCAAACCCGGTGGCCTGTTCAACCAGCCCGACGGCAGTTTGCCGGCCTGGGTCGGCATCGAGCTGATGGCACAAAGTGTGGCAGCGTACGCCGGCTGTCGCGCACGTGAGCGAGGCAATGCAGTTGAGCTTGGATTCCTGCTCGGCACGCGTAAATTTGAATGTAATGTGGAACACTTTCCGGTCGGCAGCGAACTGACGATCCACGCCCTGCGTTCGCTCGAAGACGACAACGGCATGGGCGTCTTCGAGTGCCATCTGACAGGTCCCGGCATCCATGCCATGGCCCGTCTGAATGTGTTCTGCCCACCTCAGGCGGCTCACTATCTACACGAATCCCACTCTTCTTCTAGCACTACTGGAGCCCAGTCTTGA
- the fabG gene encoding 3-oxoacyl-ACP reductase FabG, which produces MTESVLVTGSSRGIGRAIALRLAQAGFDLVLHCRSGRSDAEAVQAEIEALGRRARILQFDVSDRASCKAILEADVETLGAYYGVVLNAGLTRDGAFPALSEDDWDVVMRTNLDGFYNVLHPVMMPMIRRRAAGRIVCITSVSGLIGNRGQVNYSASKAGLIGAAKALAIELGKRKITVNCVAPGLIDTAMLDENVPVEELLKMIPAQRMGTPEEVASAVNFLMSAEAGYITRQVLAVNGGLC; this is translated from the coding sequence TTGACTGAATCCGTACTGGTCACCGGTTCCAGCCGCGGTATCGGCCGCGCCATCGCACTACGCCTGGCCCAGGCCGGCTTTGATCTGGTGCTGCATTGCCGTAGCGGTCGCAGCGACGCCGAAGCCGTTCAGGCCGAAATCGAAGCATTGGGACGCCGCGCGCGCATCCTGCAATTCGACGTATCGGATCGCGCCAGCTGCAAGGCGATCCTTGAAGCTGACGTGGAAACCCTCGGCGCCTATTACGGCGTGGTGCTCAACGCCGGCCTGACGCGCGACGGTGCCTTCCCGGCCCTGAGCGAGGACGACTGGGATGTGGTGATGCGCACCAACCTCGACGGTTTTTATAACGTATTGCACCCGGTCATGATGCCAATGATTCGTCGTCGCGCCGCCGGACGGATCGTTTGCATCACCTCGGTGTCCGGGTTGATCGGCAACCGTGGGCAGGTCAACTACAGCGCCTCCAAGGCCGGGCTGATTGGCGCCGCCAAGGCCCTGGCGATCGAACTCGGCAAACGCAAGATCACCGTCAACTGCGTCGCTCCGGGTCTGATCGACACCGCGATGCTCGACGAAAACGTACCCGTGGAAGAACTGCTGAAAATGATCCCCGCACAACGCATGGGCACCCCTGAAGAGGTGGCCAGTGCAGTGAACTTCCTGATGTCCGCAGAGGCAGGCTATATCACTCGGCAGGTTCTGGCCGTCAACGGAGGCCTGTGCTGA
- a CDS encoding beta-ketoacyl-ACP synthase produces the protein MKRVVVTGMAGITSLGSDWKTICANFKANRSGIRRMDEWDRFTELNTRLAGPIDDFSVPSHWTRKQLRSMGRVSRLAVGAAERALADAGLLGDESIKDGRMGVSCGSSTGSTDEIKAFGKMLLNSVAEGLNANSYVRMMPHTTAANISIFFGLTGRLIPTSSACTSGSQGIGYAYEAIKFGRLPLMLAGGAEELCPTEAMVFDALYATSLKNDAPQTSPRPYDSARDGLVIGEGGGMLVLEELEHALARGAHIHAEIVGFGSNADGQHATRPEQTTMRRAMELALEDAGLEPSAIGYVNGHGTATEQGDIAETLATSSLFGSHMPISSQKSFLGHTLGACGALESWFSIEMMNSDQYAHTFNLDNVDPHCGELDYLRGEFRRMSNQYVMNNNFAFGGVNTSLIFRRWS, from the coding sequence ATGAAGCGCGTCGTCGTCACCGGCATGGCCGGCATCACCTCGTTGGGCAGCGACTGGAAGACCATCTGCGCTAACTTCAAGGCCAATCGCAGTGGCATCCGCCGCATGGATGAGTGGGATCGCTTCACCGAGCTGAACACACGCCTGGCAGGTCCCATCGACGACTTCAGCGTCCCGAGCCACTGGACCCGCAAGCAGTTGCGCAGCATGGGCCGGGTTTCCCGGCTGGCGGTCGGCGCGGCAGAACGGGCGCTGGCCGATGCCGGACTGCTCGGTGACGAGTCGATCAAAGACGGCCGCATGGGCGTGTCTTGCGGCTCATCCACCGGCAGCACCGACGAGATCAAAGCCTTTGGCAAGATGCTGCTCAATTCTGTGGCTGAAGGCCTGAACGCCAACTCCTACGTGCGAATGATGCCGCACACCACTGCCGCCAACATCAGCATTTTCTTTGGCCTCACCGGGCGGCTGATCCCGACCTCCAGCGCCTGCACCAGTGGCAGCCAGGGCATCGGTTATGCCTACGAGGCGATCAAGTTCGGCCGCCTGCCGCTGATGCTCGCCGGCGGTGCCGAAGAACTGTGCCCGACCGAAGCCATGGTGTTCGACGCGCTCTACGCCACCAGCCTGAAAAACGACGCGCCGCAAACCAGCCCACGGCCTTATGACAGTGCGCGCGATGGCCTGGTGATTGGTGAAGGCGGCGGCATGCTGGTGCTCGAAGAACTCGAACACGCGCTGGCCCGTGGTGCACACATTCACGCCGAAATCGTTGGTTTCGGCAGTAACGCCGACGGCCAGCACGCCACCCGCCCGGAGCAAACCACCATGCGTCGGGCCATGGAACTGGCGCTGGAAGATGCAGGTCTGGAGCCTTCGGCTATTGGCTACGTGAACGGTCACGGCACCGCCACCGAACAAGGCGACATCGCGGAAACCCTGGCCACCAGCAGCCTGTTCGGCAGCCACATGCCGATCAGCTCGCAGAAGAGCTTTCTCGGTCATACCCTGGGCGCCTGCGGTGCACTGGAGTCCTGGTTCAGCATAGAAATGATGAACAGCGACCAGTACGCGCACACCTTCAACCTCGACAACGTCGACCCGCACTGCGGCGAACTGGATTACCTGCGCGGCGAGTTCCGCCGGATGAGCAACCAGTACGTGATGAACAACAATTTTGCTTTTGGTGGGGTTAATACTTCGCTGATTTTCCGCCGCTGGTCGTAA